A genomic segment from Nocardia cyriacigeorgica GUH-2 encodes:
- a CDS encoding FUSC family protein, protein MIDPNSRVALARAGGMDRLRSSWTRLRLSALPILQCALGAALAWFVAHYLIGHAQPFFAPTAAVVSIGISFGARLKRSVELVVGVAVGIGIGDLFISQVGTGVWQIALVVGIAMSLAVFLDGGTIIAMQAAGSAVLVATLLPPAAGGGFSRMIDALVGGLVGVVVVAAIPLHPVRRAREQAAEILGVMGKALIDGAAGLLEQDADKVHTALTSVRATQAQLDSLRKTLEGGREISRISPLYWNSRKRLERIRATADPLDNAVRNTRVLLRRGLTLVRDDEILDPRLIDEVESLGHAVDVVRRMMLADPGEQPDQAEAARVLRSVAKGARPELVAGAGLSAHVVFAQVRSTVVDLMQVCGMQRISAIALLPPTVPNPYVRPQD, encoded by the coding sequence TTGATCGACCCGAACTCGCGCGTCGCCCTCGCCCGGGCCGGTGGCATGGACCGGTTGCGCAGCTCGTGGACGCGCCTGCGCCTGTCCGCGCTGCCGATCTTGCAGTGCGCGCTCGGTGCCGCGCTGGCGTGGTTCGTGGCGCATTACCTGATCGGGCATGCCCAGCCGTTCTTCGCGCCGACCGCGGCGGTGGTGTCGATCGGCATCTCCTTCGGCGCCCGGTTGAAGCGGTCGGTGGAACTGGTCGTCGGCGTGGCGGTCGGCATTGGCATCGGCGATCTGTTCATTTCCCAGGTCGGTACCGGCGTCTGGCAGATCGCGCTGGTCGTCGGCATTGCCATGAGCCTGGCGGTGTTTCTCGACGGCGGCACCATCATCGCCATGCAGGCGGCGGGTTCGGCGGTGCTGGTCGCGACGTTGCTCCCGCCTGCTGCCGGTGGTGGTTTCTCCCGGATGATCGACGCGCTCGTCGGCGGTCTGGTGGGGGTGGTGGTCGTGGCCGCGATCCCGTTGCACCCGGTGCGCCGGGCCAGGGAGCAGGCGGCGGAAATCCTGGGCGTGATGGGCAAGGCGCTGATCGACGGCGCCGCGGGCCTGCTCGAACAGGACGCCGACAAGGTGCACACCGCGCTGACCTCGGTCCGGGCCACTCAAGCGCAGCTCGATTCCCTGCGCAAGACCCTGGAGGGCGGCCGCGAGATCAGCCGGATCTCCCCGCTGTACTGGAACTCTCGTAAACGCCTCGAACGCATCCGCGCCACCGCCGATCCGCTCGACAACGCCGTGCGCAACACCCGTGTGCTGTTGCGCCGCGGCCTCACCCTGGTCCGCGACGACGAGATCCTCGATCCACGCCTGATCGACGAGGTGGAAAGCCTCGGTCACGCCGTCGACGTGGTGCGCCGGATGATGCTCGCCGACCCGGGTGAGCAGCCCGATCAGGCCGAGGCCGCGCGGGTGCTGCGCTCGGTGGCCAAGGGCGCGCGCCCGGAGCTCGTTGCGGGGGCCGGTCTTTCGGCGCATGTGGTGTTCGCGCAGGTGCGCTCGACGGTGGTCGATCTCATGCAGGTCTGCGGTATGCAGCGCATCTCGGCGATCGCGCTGCTCCCGCCGACGGTGCCGAATCCGTATGTGCGGCCGCAGGACTGA
- a CDS encoding DUF3151 domain-containing protein, with protein MTSFGDLLGPQPVLLPEISDAEDALLAKADPVQVAADHPAASIAWAYLAEAALARAEEAGETVNHDVVAAYAFARTGYHRGLDLLRRNGWKGFGPVPWSHEPNQGFLRSVGALARAARAIGESDEYARCLDLLEDCDPRAAAELGLD; from the coding sequence ATGACCTCGTTCGGTGATCTGCTCGGTCCGCAACCGGTACTGCTGCCGGAAATCTCCGATGCCGAGGACGCGCTCCTCGCCAAGGCCGATCCGGTGCAGGTCGCGGCCGATCATCCGGCCGCTTCGATCGCGTGGGCGTATCTGGCCGAGGCGGCGCTGGCTCGGGCGGAGGAGGCCGGCGAGACCGTCAACCATGACGTCGTCGCCGCGTACGCCTTCGCTCGCACCGGCTATCACCGGGGCCTCGATCTGTTGCGCCGCAACGGCTGGAAGGGTTTCGGCCCGGTGCCGTGGAGCCACGAACCCAATCAGGGCTTCCTGCGCAGCGTCGGCGCGCTGGCCCGGGCCGCGCGGGCGATCGGCGAGTCCGACGAGTACGCGCGCTGCCTCGACCTGCTCGAGGATTGCGATCCGCGCGCCGCCGCGGAACTCGGCCTGGACTGA
- a CDS encoding fused (3R)-hydroxyacyl-ACP dehydratase subunits HadA/HadB: MGREQSMARPDEVVRTATLAGRKFRIRDHYEVGREKIREFARAVQNEHRAHQHEVDARKLGYEGVIAPPTFASVIGMTATRALLDSVLTEYDLSQILQTDQVFRVHRPMVAGDRITSEVEIESIRQFSDNDFIHVKFVLKNQDDEIAQVGSSTIVARRGVEVAPDIAEAVENIMMHGRTDAEPTALGDLGALIELDADTIDTASTPAPAPVHTLPEFDRLTEGEEIDLGTVWLTRGDLANYAGVSGDSNPIHFSEHAAKLAGLPTTVAHGLLTMGLAGGKLTSWLGDPTAIESLSVRFAGYVPVEADARSAVEFSGKIKKLDPQRRTATVVLSGKSQGRKLFGRAIAEVRLG; the protein is encoded by the coding sequence ATGGGCAGGGAACAATCGATGGCGCGGCCGGACGAGGTAGTGCGGACGGCAACGCTCGCGGGGCGGAAATTCCGGATCCGGGATCACTATGAGGTCGGCCGGGAAAAGATCCGCGAGTTCGCGCGAGCTGTGCAGAACGAGCACCGCGCGCATCAGCACGAAGTCGACGCACGCAAGCTGGGCTACGAGGGCGTCATCGCCCCGCCGACCTTCGCGTCGGTGATCGGGATGACCGCAACCAGGGCCCTGCTGGACTCGGTGCTCACCGAATACGACCTGTCCCAGATCCTGCAAACCGACCAGGTCTTCCGGGTGCACCGGCCGATGGTGGCCGGTGACCGGATCACCAGCGAGGTGGAGATCGAGTCGATCCGCCAGTTCAGCGATAACGACTTCATCCACGTGAAGTTCGTGTTGAAGAACCAGGACGACGAGATCGCGCAGGTCGGCTCGTCCACCATCGTGGCGCGGCGCGGGGTGGAGGTGGCCCCCGATATCGCCGAAGCGGTCGAGAACATCATGATGCACGGCCGCACCGACGCCGAGCCCACCGCACTCGGCGACCTGGGCGCGCTGATCGAACTGGACGCCGACACGATCGACACCGCGTCGACCCCGGCGCCCGCCCCGGTGCACACCCTCCCGGAATTCGACCGCCTGACCGAGGGCGAGGAGATCGACCTCGGGACCGTCTGGCTGACCCGCGGCGACCTGGCGAACTACGCCGGCGTATCCGGCGACTCGAACCCCATCCACTTCAGCGAGCACGCCGCCAAACTTGCCGGCCTGCCGACGACGGTCGCGCACGGCCTGCTCACCATGGGCCTGGCCGGCGGCAAGCTGACCTCCTGGCTGGGCGACCCGACCGCCATCGAATCGCTGAGCGTGCGTTTCGCCGGCTATGTGCCGGTGGAGGCCGATGCCCGCAGCGCCGTCGAGTTCTCCGGCAAGATCAAGAAACTCGACCCGCAGCGGCGCACCGCGACGGTGGTGCTGTCCGGGAAGTCGCAGGGCCGCAAACTCTTCGGGCGCGCGATCGCCGAGGTCCGGCTGGGCTGA
- a CDS encoding DUF4185 domain-containing protein, with translation MARRVMAALGAVVFGAGALVCAQPMTAGAGPEAGVPGTGPCRSDPPPTHEPLIPETLEVPVPYPVITVLPPQPPEPPPTRVQMELPADPCVDPCPDLTDEAAQPPSLAEQLGIPEILLSPKPFHFAIPGPGPDPGPVPPPPPAVQPPVEAAPQTAARPAPKVGAVREVAKQTGASSVNRTDKRWQVQGTDLGIMWESAPGEIATVFGDTVGRGFHPPGGMGGDWRSNVLAFSTDRTLDDGMTYDRMVTDSRCHAAEVLSSRKLDNVEVTTIPTSGFALGDRQYMSYMSIRTWNSLPGTFFTNYGGIAYSDDHGQTWTKDPHARWDNIFGLANFQVSAMVPHGEHVYMFGTPNTRLGAVGLARVPKDQILNKTAYQYWRDGSWTPVGGAASATPVVNGPAGELSVRYDAERGVWQMSYLDTAKAAIVVREANSPQGVWSEGTPTVTVRDYPELYGGFIHPWSSGTDLYFNITTWSDYNVYLMHAKLE, from the coding sequence ATGGCGAGGCGGGTGATGGCCGCGCTCGGCGCGGTGGTCTTCGGCGCGGGTGCGCTGGTGTGCGCGCAGCCGATGACGGCGGGTGCGGGTCCGGAGGCGGGTGTGCCGGGGACCGGCCCGTGCCGCAGCGATCCGCCGCCCACCCATGAACCGCTGATCCCCGAAACACTCGAGGTGCCGGTGCCGTATCCGGTGATCACCGTGCTGCCGCCGCAACCGCCGGAGCCGCCGCCGACTCGGGTGCAGATGGAACTGCCGGCCGATCCGTGTGTCGACCCGTGCCCGGATCTCACGGATGAGGCCGCGCAGCCGCCGAGTCTGGCAGAGCAGTTGGGTATTCCGGAAATCCTGTTGAGCCCCAAGCCCTTCCACTTCGCAATTCCGGGTCCGGGCCCCGATCCCGGTCCGGTGCCGCCGCCACCGCCCGCGGTCCAGCCACCGGTCGAGGCGGCACCGCAGACGGCGGCGCGGCCGGCTCCCAAGGTCGGCGCGGTGCGCGAAGTGGCCAAGCAGACCGGGGCGAGTTCGGTCAATCGGACCGATAAGCGCTGGCAGGTGCAGGGGACCGACCTGGGGATCATGTGGGAGTCGGCGCCCGGCGAGATTGCCACCGTGTTCGGCGACACCGTGGGGCGCGGCTTCCATCCACCCGGCGGTATGGGCGGTGACTGGCGCAGCAATGTGCTGGCCTTCAGCACCGACCGCACCCTCGACGACGGCATGACCTACGACCGGATGGTCACCGACAGCCGCTGCCACGCCGCCGAGGTGCTCTCCAGCCGCAAACTCGACAATGTGGAGGTCACCACCATCCCCACCTCGGGTTTCGCGCTCGGTGACCGGCAGTACATGAGCTATATGTCGATTCGCACCTGGAACAGCCTGCCCGGCACCTTCTTCACCAACTACGGCGGCATCGCCTACTCCGACGATCACGGCCAGACCTGGACCAAGGACCCGCACGCGCGCTGGGACAACATCTTCGGGCTGGCGAATTTCCAAGTGAGCGCGATGGTTCCGCACGGGGAACACGTGTACATGTTCGGGACGCCGAATACCCGGCTCGGCGCCGTCGGGCTGGCGCGGGTGCCAAAAGACCAGATTCTCAACAAGACGGCGTATCAATACTGGCGGGATGGGTCGTGGACGCCGGTGGGTGGCGCTGCCTCCGCTACGCCCGTCGTCAACGGGCCGGCTGGTGAGTTGTCCGTGCGGTACGACGCCGAACGCGGCGTCTGGCAGATGAGCTACCTCGACACGGCGAAGGCCGCCATCGTTGTGCGGGAAGCGAATTCACCGCAGGGTGTGTGGTCCGAGGGCACGCCGACGGTGACCGTGCGCGACTATCCGGAGCTGTACGGCGGATTCATCCACCCGTGGTCGTCGGGGACCGACCTGTACTTCAACATCACCACGTGGAGTGACTACAACGTCTATCTGATGCACGCGAAGCTGGAATGA
- a CDS encoding excalibur calcium-binding domain-containing protein, translating to MKFAPIPRRALPGAAAACLSGIAIALAPLAIAAPDRPDGHSTTDWQTSPNQLDEPHQRPTGSTTPKASPFYLTCGEARRDGAAPILQGQRGYSVRLDSDGDGIACEPGEP from the coding sequence ATGAAATTCGCGCCCATCCCCCGCCGGGCGCTGCCCGGTGCGGCGGCCGCCTGCCTGTCCGGAATCGCCATCGCGCTCGCCCCCTTGGCCATCGCCGCACCGGACCGACCCGACGGCCACAGCACCACCGACTGGCAGACCTCACCGAACCAACTGGACGAACCCCACCAGCGCCCCACCGGCTCGACCACTCCGAAAGCGTCGCCGTTCTATCTGACCTGCGGCGAAGCCCGACGCGACGGTGCAGCACCGATCCTGCAAGGCCAGCGCGGTTACTCCGTGCGGCTGGACTCCGACGGTGATGGGATCGCCTGCGAGCCCGGCGAACCGTGA
- a CDS encoding BTAD domain-containing putative transcriptional regulator: MSLEVRLLGPVRLLVGGEPVAVGGPKPRALLAALAVNRRRAVSSVALADMVWNEDPPDSYAASLQVFVSNIRKALRNSGIDPAAVLRTESSGYRLEIAEEACDLGRFEAARDAAARAAEVGDHATAAHLFGTALREWDGRALADLAGLQFADGFATAMDEERLLAASARIDAEIACGRASSVVGELVAMTTEHPLREPLWGQLITALYLSGRQADALDACRRVRTVLADELGIDPGPALIELEQRVLRQEPLNTVEFKRAERMAAAMTETVTEVPSAVRSGQILMPDGRAVVVAQAGLRIGRMTDNDLVIDDPKASRYHAQILPSRAGLLIKDLHSANGVFVNELPIETGALLADGDAIRIGGTVLVFQAAR; the protein is encoded by the coding sequence ATGAGTCTCGAGGTGCGCCTGCTCGGGCCCGTGCGGCTGCTCGTCGGCGGTGAGCCGGTGGCGGTCGGCGGGCCCAAGCCGCGGGCGTTGCTTGCCGCGCTGGCGGTGAATCGGCGGCGCGCGGTGTCGTCGGTCGCGCTGGCCGACATGGTGTGGAACGAGGATCCGCCCGATTCCTACGCCGCGAGCCTGCAGGTATTCGTGTCGAATATCCGTAAGGCGCTGCGTAATTCGGGGATCGATCCGGCCGCGGTGTTGCGCACCGAGTCCTCCGGCTATCGGCTGGAGATCGCCGAAGAGGCCTGCGACCTCGGACGTTTCGAGGCTGCCCGCGATGCCGCCGCCCGGGCCGCCGAGGTGGGCGACCATGCCACGGCCGCCCACCTGTTCGGCACCGCGCTGCGCGAATGGGACGGCCGGGCATTGGCCGATCTGGCGGGGCTGCAATTCGCCGACGGTTTCGCCACCGCCATGGACGAGGAGCGGTTGCTCGCCGCCTCGGCTCGCATCGATGCCGAAATCGCGTGTGGACGTGCATCTTCGGTGGTCGGTGAATTGGTGGCGATGACCACCGAGCATCCGTTGCGGGAGCCGCTGTGGGGGCAGTTGATCACCGCGCTGTACCTGTCCGGCCGGCAGGCCGACGCCCTCGACGCCTGTCGGCGGGTGCGTACCGTGCTCGCCGACGAACTCGGCATCGACCCGGGACCGGCGTTGATCGAGCTGGAGCAGCGGGTGTTGCGCCAGGAACCGTTGAACACCGTCGAGTTCAAGCGGGCCGAGCGGATGGCCGCGGCGATGACCGAGACCGTCACCGAGGTGCCGAGCGCGGTGCGCAGCGGGCAGATCCTGATGCCGGACGGGCGCGCGGTCGTCGTCGCCCAGGCGGGCCTGCGCATCGGCCGGATGACCGATAACGACCTGGTCATCGACGATCCCAAGGCCAGCCGCTATCACGCCCAGATCCTGCCGAGCCGGGCCGGGCTGCTGATCAAGGATCTGCATTCGGCCAACGGGGTGTTTGTCAACGAGCTGCCGATCGAGACCGGCGCGTTGCTCGCCGACGGGGATGCCATCCGGATCGGCGGGACTGTACTGGTCTTTCAGGCGGCGCGGTAG
- the fbaA gene encoding class II fructose-bisphosphate aldolase, whose product MSFAAQNTEVFTVPIATPEVYAEMLGRAKANSFAFPAINCTSSETINAAIKGFADAGSDGIIQFSTGGSEFGSGQGVKDMVTGAVALAEFAHVVAAKYDVTIALHTDHCPKDKLDGFVRPLIAISQERVNAGRNPLFQSHMWDGSAIPIDENLEIAKDLLKATRAANIILEVEIGVVGGEEDGVEAAIDEKLYTSPADFEKTIDALGAGENGKYLLAATFGNVHGVYKPGNVVLRPEVLAEGQRVAAAKLGLGADAQPFDFVFHGGSGSLKSEIDDSLRYGVVKMNVDTDTQYAFTRPVAGHMFTNYDGVLKIDGEVGNKKTYDPRSYLKKAEASMAARVVEACNDLKSAGRSISA is encoded by the coding sequence TTGTCTTTTGCCGCACAAAACACGGAGGTCTTCACAGTGCCCATCGCGACTCCGGAGGTCTACGCCGAGATGCTCGGTCGGGCCAAAGCGAACTCCTTTGCATTCCCCGCGATCAACTGCACGTCGTCGGAGACGATCAACGCGGCGATCAAGGGCTTCGCCGACGCCGGCAGCGACGGCATCATCCAGTTCTCCACCGGTGGCTCGGAGTTCGGTTCCGGCCAGGGCGTGAAGGACATGGTGACCGGTGCTGTCGCGCTCGCCGAGTTCGCGCACGTGGTGGCGGCCAAGTACGACGTCACCATCGCGCTGCACACCGACCACTGCCCCAAGGACAAGCTGGACGGATTCGTCCGCCCGCTGATCGCGATCTCGCAGGAGCGGGTGAACGCCGGGCGCAACCCGCTGTTCCAGTCGCACATGTGGGACGGTTCGGCCATCCCGATCGACGAGAACCTCGAGATCGCCAAGGACCTGCTGAAGGCCACCCGGGCCGCCAACATCATCCTCGAGGTGGAGATCGGCGTCGTCGGCGGTGAGGAAGACGGTGTCGAGGCCGCCATCGACGAGAAGCTCTACACCTCGCCCGCCGACTTCGAGAAGACCATCGACGCCCTGGGTGCGGGCGAGAACGGCAAGTACCTGCTCGCCGCCACCTTCGGCAATGTGCACGGCGTGTACAAGCCGGGCAATGTGGTGCTGCGGCCGGAGGTGCTGGCCGAGGGCCAGCGGGTGGCCGCGGCCAAGCTGGGCCTGGGCGCCGACGCGCAGCCGTTCGACTTCGTCTTCCACGGCGGTTCGGGCTCGCTGAAGTCCGAGATCGACGATTCGCTGCGCTACGGCGTGGTGAAGATGAACGTCGACACCGACACCCAGTACGCCTTCACCCGGCCGGTCGCGGGTCACATGTTCACCAACTACGACGGTGTGCTCAAGATCGACGGCGAGGTCGGCAACAAGAAGACCTACGACCCGCGTAGCTACCTGAAGAAGGCCGAGGCGTCCATGGCGGCGCGTGTGGTCGAGGCGTGCAATGATCTGAAGTCCGCGGGACGGTCGATCAGCGCCTGA
- a CDS encoding DedA family protein: MYLLTETWLQHAVLPAILVIVFIETGLLFPLLPGDSLLFTGGLLAAQPDPPVSIWVLVPAVTFIAFAGDQSGYWIGRAIGPALFQKEDSRFFKKHYVTETHAFFEKHGPKTIILARFVPIVRTFMPVLAGVSTMNYRKFVAFDIVGAILWGGGVTVLGYFLGNVAFIRDHVEAIFLLIVFVSILPGIMAVAKKLLGRGSAAEQADPARDVELTASTNETTR, translated from the coding sequence ATGTACCTGCTCACCGAGACCTGGCTGCAGCACGCCGTCCTCCCGGCCATCCTGGTCATCGTCTTCATCGAGACCGGTCTGCTGTTCCCGCTGCTGCCGGGCGACTCGCTGCTGTTCACCGGTGGCCTGCTGGCCGCGCAACCGGATCCGCCGGTATCGATCTGGGTGCTGGTGCCCGCCGTCACCTTCATCGCCTTCGCCGGCGACCAGTCCGGCTACTGGATAGGCCGGGCCATCGGGCCCGCGCTGTTCCAGAAGGAAGACAGCCGGTTCTTCAAGAAGCACTACGTCACCGAGACGCACGCGTTCTTCGAAAAGCACGGACCGAAGACCATCATCCTGGCCAGGTTCGTGCCGATCGTGCGCACCTTCATGCCGGTGCTCGCGGGTGTGTCCACGATGAACTACCGCAAGTTCGTCGCCTTCGACATCGTCGGCGCGATCCTGTGGGGCGGCGGCGTGACCGTCCTCGGCTACTTCCTCGGCAACGTCGCCTTCATCCGCGACCACGTCGAGGCGATCTTCCTGCTCATCGTGTTCGTCTCGATCCTGCCCGGCATCATGGCCGTCGCGAAGAAGCTGCTCGGCCGCGGTTCGGCCGCCGAGCAGGCCGACCCCGCCCGTGATGTCGAGCTGACGGCGTCGACGAACGAGACCACGCGCTGA
- a CDS encoding DedA family protein: protein MTPASSTLALGSFEPLISAGPALVWTIVLTFVFLECAFIIGLFLPGDSMLITAGVVMASHASGEAQVWGLSLGTMVAAIAGNQVGYVVGSRTGHHLVARKNGRYINTRNLARVTEMLHRHGFVAVLVARWIPWVRTLCPMVAGAAGMDHRKYTIASTIGAILWAPVLLLIGYYAGGFIQRVPWLMPAVVIVLVVGLIIGTILGIRQYRQEMAQPAEDFDLDAAGVPEH, encoded by the coding sequence GTGACGCCGGCGTCCTCAACCCTCGCACTGGGCAGCTTCGAACCGCTGATCTCGGCGGGACCAGCACTCGTCTGGACGATCGTGCTGACGTTCGTCTTCCTGGAGTGCGCCTTCATCATCGGCCTGTTCCTGCCCGGCGATTCCATGCTGATCACCGCGGGCGTCGTCATGGCCTCGCACGCCTCCGGTGAGGCGCAGGTCTGGGGCCTGTCGCTGGGCACCATGGTCGCGGCCATCGCCGGCAATCAGGTCGGTTACGTCGTCGGCAGCCGCACCGGCCACCATCTGGTGGCCCGCAAGAACGGCCGCTACATCAACACCCGCAACCTCGCCCGCGTCACCGAGATGCTGCACCGGCACGGCTTCGTCGCGGTGCTCGTCGCCCGCTGGATCCCCTGGGTGCGCACCCTGTGCCCGATGGTGGCCGGCGCGGCGGGCATGGACCACCGCAAATACACCATCGCCAGCACCATCGGCGCCATCCTCTGGGCCCCGGTCCTGCTGCTCATCGGCTACTACGCCGGCGGCTTCATCCAGCGAGTCCCCTGGCTGATGCCCGCCGTCGTCATCGTCCTCGTCGTCGGTCTGATCATCGGCACGATCCTCGGCATCCGCCAGTACCGCCAGGAGATGGCGCAGCCGGCGGAGGACTTCGATCTGGATGCGGCGGGGGTGCCGGAGCACTGA
- a CDS encoding LuxR C-terminal-related transcriptional regulator, with product MSTAAAQPDSLRVVIAEDSAILRDGLAGLLTERGHQVVAMVGDATNLSDVVAEHAPDVAVVDVRMPPTFTDEGLLAAIELRRKFPLTGVLVFSQWVETRYATELLAGGANGVGYLLKDRVADVREFMEALDRVATGGTALDPEVVSQLMGASRQQQALDRLTPREGEVLELMAQGLTNAAIARSLTVTERAVEKHIGNIFTKLDLPPSETHHRRVMAVLRLRG from the coding sequence ATGAGTACCGCTGCTGCCCAACCAGATTCGCTGCGCGTGGTGATCGCGGAGGACAGCGCCATCCTGCGTGACGGCCTGGCCGGGCTGCTCACCGAACGTGGGCATCAGGTGGTGGCGATGGTCGGTGACGCGACGAATCTGTCCGACGTGGTGGCCGAACACGCACCCGATGTCGCCGTGGTCGATGTCCGGATGCCGCCGACCTTCACCGACGAGGGCCTGCTCGCCGCCATCGAATTGCGCCGCAAGTTTCCCCTCACCGGCGTGCTCGTGTTCTCCCAATGGGTGGAGACCCGCTACGCCACCGAACTGCTCGCCGGCGGCGCGAACGGCGTCGGCTACCTGCTCAAAGACCGGGTCGCCGACGTCCGCGAGTTCATGGAAGCCCTGGACCGCGTCGCCACCGGCGGCACCGCTCTCGACCCCGAGGTGGTGAGCCAATTGATGGGCGCCTCCCGCCAGCAACAAGCCCTCGACCGGCTCACCCCGCGCGAAGGCGAGGTGCTCGAGCTGATGGCACAGGGATTGACCAACGCCGCCATCGCCCGCTCACTGACCGTCACCGAGCGGGCGGTCGAAAAGCACATCGGCAACATCTTCACCAAGCTGGACCTGCCGCCGTCGGAGACACATCACCGCAGGGTGATGGCGGTGCTGCGGCTGCGGGGGTGA
- a CDS encoding sensor histidine kinase yields MTDSSVTPTLVLDKPAVTGEPTGTRVLRAVLRAPFTARTWKELAYLIAACVLGGLGTAYVYLAGGGGVLVSLTIIGIPILALVILGGRLWGHIYRALVRDLLGTPLDPPPPFTPKPGLIGFLTSAFTDMPSWRALAFVVVQSIVGLVGGYFVLIATAMIGFTAISPLPWYLFTPTNIDANGVERHSLANFGDFYIDTWPRVLGFAAVGVIGCFLLPWLFRVVCLVHRQLAIWLLAPTARDRRMADLQESRRVAVEDSAATLRRLERDLHDGTQARLVTIAMALGRAEERLSHGGDARDLIADAHAGTKEALAELRELVRGIHPPALELGLEPALETLAARCSVPVELRVHLPVRPHPAIEAIAYFSVAELLTNVVKHAGASHAWVSVLPSGDSLVVSVRDNGNGGVLQPIPGEPVAGSGLAGLAARAASVDGSLAVDSPVGGPTVVTITLPTAGPR; encoded by the coding sequence ATGACCGATTCTTCCGTCACCCCGACGTTGGTACTCGACAAACCGGCCGTCACCGGCGAGCCGACGGGGACGCGTGTGCTGCGCGCCGTGCTCCGCGCGCCGTTCACGGCCAGGACCTGGAAAGAGCTCGCCTATCTGATCGCGGCGTGTGTGCTGGGCGGGCTCGGCACCGCCTACGTGTACCTGGCCGGTGGCGGTGGCGTGCTGGTTTCACTGACGATCATCGGCATCCCGATCCTCGCCCTGGTGATCCTCGGCGGACGGCTGTGGGGCCATATCTATCGCGCCCTGGTGCGTGACCTGCTCGGCACCCCGCTGGACCCACCGCCGCCGTTCACCCCGAAACCCGGCCTGATCGGATTCCTCACCTCGGCGTTCACCGATATGCCGAGCTGGCGGGCGCTGGCGTTCGTGGTGGTCCAGTCGATCGTCGGCCTGGTCGGCGGGTACTTCGTGCTGATCGCGACCGCGATGATCGGCTTTACCGCGATCTCGCCGCTGCCGTGGTACCTGTTCACCCCGACCAATATCGATGCCAACGGGGTGGAGCGGCATTCGCTGGCCAATTTCGGCGATTTCTACATCGATACCTGGCCTCGTGTGCTCGGCTTCGCGGCGGTGGGCGTGATCGGCTGCTTCCTGCTGCCGTGGCTGTTCCGGGTCGTCTGCCTGGTGCATCGGCAGCTGGCGATCTGGCTGCTGGCGCCGACCGCGCGGGACCGGCGGATGGCCGACCTGCAGGAAAGCCGCCGGGTGGCGGTCGAGGATTCCGCGGCCACGTTGCGCCGGCTCGAACGCGATTTGCACGACGGCACCCAGGCGCGGCTGGTCACCATCGCGATGGCGCTGGGCCGGGCCGAGGAGCGGCTCAGCCACGGCGGCGATGCCCGCGACCTGATCGCCGACGCGCACGCAGGAACCAAGGAAGCACTGGCCGAGCTGCGTGAACTCGTGCGCGGAATCCACCCGCCCGCTTTGGAATTGGGGCTCGAACCGGCGCTCGAGACGTTGGCCGCGCGCTGCTCGGTGCCGGTGGAGCTGCGGGTGCATCTGCCGGTGCGGCCGCATCCGGCAATCGAGGCGATCGCCTACTTCTCGGTCGCCGAACTGCTGACGAATGTGGTGAAACACGCGGGTGCGAGCCATGCGTGGGTCTCGGTGTTGCCGTCCGGCGATTCGCTGGTGGTCTCGGTGCGCGACAATGGCAATGGCGGCGTGCTGCAACCGATTCCGGGTGAGCCGGTGGCCGGTAGCGGGCTGGCCGGGTTGGCGGCGCGGGCCGCGAGCGTGGACGGCAGCCTCGCCGTCGACAGTCCCGTCGGCGGGCCGACCGTCGTCACCATCACCCTTCCCACGGCGGGTCCGCGATGA
- a CDS encoding DUF4190 domain-containing protein, translated as MTYPPQQPPGSDPYGANPYGSDPYAAQPYPAQPYGAPGYPQPYGYGPQQDHPQATTILVLGILSLVMCGLLGPFAWSMGKKALAEIDASGGMLGGRGNVKAGYICGMISSILLIVSIVFVILYIIIVVIAIGASS; from the coding sequence ATGACATACCCACCGCAGCAGCCGCCCGGCTCCGACCCCTACGGTGCGAACCCTTACGGCTCGGACCCCTACGCTGCGCAGCCATACCCCGCGCAACCCTACGGCGCGCCCGGTTATCCCCAGCCGTATGGCTACGGCCCGCAGCAGGATCACCCGCAGGCCACCACCATCCTCGTGCTCGGCATCCTCAGCCTGGTCATGTGCGGTCTGCTCGGGCCGTTCGCCTGGTCGATGGGCAAGAAGGCATTGGCCGAGATCGACGCGTCCGGGGGGATGCTCGGGGGTCGGGGGAACGTCAAGGCGGGCTACATCTGCGGGATGATCTCCTCGATCCTGCTGATCGTCTCGATCGTCTTCGTCATCCTGTACATCATCATCGTCGTCATCGCGATCGGCGCCTCTTCCTAG